The following coding sequences are from one Haloferax litoreum window:
- a CDS encoding thiolase domain-containing protein, whose amino-acid sequence MSNSVYIAGAFEHPTREAPDKSAMQLHAEVARGALADAGLPKSRVNGFATAGIPEYKHTFKGPMMMADYLGLRGVSWAENTDDGGGAQLTHMAHAVSAIRDGKCDVVLITLGGRPRSRAQNTGTGGTAGTTMQDNFEHIHGNTVITRYAMVAKRHMHEYGTTPLQFGAIREAVSYHAQFNDDALYPDPVTAQDVVNSRTISDPIHLLDCCVISDGGAAVVLVSSDVADELARECVEIIGCGESITHHDAGRMNILETGARESGDSAFDEAGISRSDVDYASLYDSFTVTVLLELEDLGFCEKGAGGEFAESGALKAPDGELPVNTDGGGLCSNQPANKGGLTKVVEAVRQLRGETAPEVQIPNARYAIAHGMGGDFVTREKHTTLLLEAPR is encoded by the coding sequence ATGAGTAACTCCGTCTACATCGCCGGGGCGTTCGAACATCCAACCCGCGAGGCACCGGACAAGTCGGCGATGCAACTACACGCAGAAGTTGCCCGTGGTGCACTTGCCGATGCAGGGCTTCCAAAGTCACGAGTAAACGGGTTTGCGACGGCCGGAATCCCCGAGTACAAACATACGTTCAAAGGGCCGATGATGATGGCTGATTACCTCGGCCTACGTGGTGTGTCGTGGGCAGAAAACACCGACGACGGGGGTGGTGCACAGTTGACGCACATGGCCCACGCCGTGAGTGCAATTCGAGACGGTAAATGCGACGTCGTCTTGATAACTCTCGGTGGGAGGCCACGCTCACGCGCCCAGAACACGGGAACTGGGGGGACTGCTGGGACGACGATGCAGGATAATTTCGAACACATCCATGGCAACACTGTCATCACCCGGTATGCGATGGTTGCGAAACGGCACATGCACGAGTACGGGACGACACCACTCCAGTTTGGAGCGATCCGTGAGGCGGTCTCGTATCACGCCCAGTTCAACGACGACGCACTCTACCCGGACCCCGTGACGGCACAAGACGTCGTGAACTCTCGGACGATTAGCGACCCCATTCACCTGCTCGACTGTTGTGTCATCTCAGACGGCGGCGCTGCTGTGGTGTTGGTCTCATCGGACGTCGCAGACGAATTGGCCCGCGAGTGTGTCGAGATAATCGGGTGTGGTGAGTCGATAACGCATCACGACGCCGGTCGAATGAATATCCTCGAAACCGGTGCCCGTGAGTCAGGAGATAGTGCATTCGACGAGGCTGGAATCAGCCGTAGTGACGTCGACTACGCTTCGTTGTACGACTCGTTCACTGTCACGGTTCTCTTGGAGTTAGAGGACCTCGGCTTTTGTGAGAAAGGCGCTGGTGGCGAATTCGCTGAATCCGGTGCGTTGAAAGCACCCGATGGTGAGTTACCCGTCAACACCGATGGTGGCGGGCTCTGTTCGAACCAACCAGCAAATAAGGGTGGATTGACCAAAGTCGTCGAGGCAGTTCGGCAACTTCGTGGCGAAACAGCACCCGAAGTCCAGATTCCCAACGCGCGATACGCCATCGCACATGGGATGGGTGGCGACTTCGTCACTCGTGAGAAGCACACGACGCTTCTGCTGGAGGCCCCCAGATGA
- a CDS encoding MaoC family dehydratase codes for MSETWPISGDEGIDVGDSGPTIVVENLRHEDFVRFAGATGDFNPMHYDDTYARDAGFRSAFGPGMLTASYGARMVSKWFGLGSIDRIKFRFTDKVCPGDTLTVEGTVDEVDDTPDGMTVRVSFDVRNRRDVVVLEGECDAIVGGSHE; via the coding sequence ATGAGTGAGACGTGGCCAATCTCGGGTGACGAGGGAATCGATGTTGGTGATTCAGGGCCAACCATCGTCGTCGAAAATCTGAGACACGAAGATTTCGTTCGCTTCGCCGGGGCGACTGGTGATTTCAACCCGATGCACTACGACGATACGTATGCACGGGACGCAGGGTTCCGGTCTGCGTTCGGCCCCGGAATGCTCACCGCTTCGTACGGTGCACGCATGGTCTCGAAGTGGTTCGGCCTCGGGTCCATCGACCGAATCAAATTCCGCTTCACGGATAAAGTGTGTCCGGGAGACACGCTCACAGTCGAGGGCACTGTAGACGAGGTCGATGATACACCTGACGGGATGACTGTCCGCGTTTCGTTCGACGTACGAAACCGGCGTGACGTCGTGGTACTCGAGGGCGAATGCGACGCGATAGTCGGAGGGTCACATGAGTAA
- a CDS encoding amidase, producing the protein MPQDEPYLGHFLESEHARTIGSQLRRVSRDDVRTLGDAYDVSVDDDELDEIRDAINAMVDGLGVITGLPLTSVDDLGERSWSEPADNPFNAIATRCDVPPADTSGELSGLSIGVKDNVPVAGVPMHSGSDVLFGYIPPRDAPVVSRLRESGARIVAKTTMDEFAGGGGGTRNPQGAVQNPHDPSRAAGGSSSGSAVAVAASLVDAALGTDTGGSVRIPASFCGVVGFLPSYGVVPRTGVVEQTYTQDVVGPIANSTHDAARIYDAIAGPHDGDSSSLAAAGEDGYGAGGGRKAVENAPDLSELRFGRVSGGFGDGVDGAVASQVSASLDRLEDAGATIEEVSVPWVFEYDYEVKSIISYAELATHWRNGGAAFGRDGHVDERYQASFSRNRRAASGSLGRFFKTKLLAGAFLTDAYDGRLYTRARIARERIAESVRAAASSVDALVMPTMPGVAPKLEDATDPGYDYARNTRPATLARTPAITIPTEPVDGLPVGVQFIGERFDDAALLGIAAAAESVVTPRE; encoded by the coding sequence ATGCCTCAAGATGAGCCGTACCTCGGTCATTTTCTGGAGAGCGAACACGCGCGAACGATTGGAAGCCAACTCAGGCGTGTCTCACGTGACGACGTTCGAACGCTCGGGGACGCCTACGACGTGTCCGTCGACGACGACGAACTCGACGAGATTCGTGACGCGATAAATGCGATGGTCGACGGTCTCGGTGTTATCACCGGTCTCCCACTGACGTCTGTGGACGACCTTGGAGAGCGGTCGTGGTCTGAACCGGCGGACAACCCGTTCAATGCAATCGCGACGAGGTGCGACGTCCCTCCGGCAGATACCTCGGGTGAACTGTCGGGTCTCTCGATTGGCGTGAAAGACAACGTCCCCGTCGCGGGTGTCCCTATGCACAGTGGTTCCGACGTGTTGTTCGGCTACATACCACCGCGAGACGCCCCAGTGGTGTCCCGTCTCAGAGAGTCAGGGGCTCGAATCGTCGCCAAGACAACGATGGACGAATTCGCTGGCGGCGGGGGAGGGACGAGAAACCCACAGGGTGCAGTCCAGAACCCGCACGACCCGTCACGAGCGGCTGGTGGGTCGTCCAGTGGGAGCGCTGTCGCAGTCGCGGCGTCTCTCGTCGATGCCGCGCTTGGGACAGATACGGGTGGGTCGGTTCGAATCCCCGCATCGTTCTGTGGCGTCGTCGGATTCCTTCCGTCGTACGGCGTCGTACCTCGGACCGGCGTGGTGGAACAAACGTACACACAGGACGTCGTCGGTCCGATAGCTAATTCAACCCACGATGCAGCACGGATATATGACGCGATAGCTGGCCCACACGACGGCGATTCGTCGTCACTCGCAGCAGCAGGGGAAGACGGATACGGAGCAGGCGGTGGTCGAAAGGCAGTCGAAAACGCACCTGACCTCTCAGAGCTCAGGTTTGGTCGGGTGAGTGGTGGCTTCGGCGATGGCGTCGACGGTGCCGTTGCAAGCCAAGTCTCGGCGTCTCTCGACCGATTGGAAGACGCCGGTGCGACTATCGAAGAGGTATCGGTCCCGTGGGTATTCGAGTACGATTACGAAGTCAAGAGCATCATCTCGTATGCAGAACTAGCGACCCACTGGCGAAATGGGGGTGCAGCGTTCGGACGCGACGGACACGTCGACGAGAGATACCAGGCGTCGTTTTCCCGCAACCGCCGGGCCGCGAGTGGGTCACTCGGTCGATTCTTCAAGACGAAATTACTCGCTGGTGCCTTCCTCACAGACGCCTACGACGGTCGACTCTACACGAGAGCGCGTATCGCACGCGAACGAATTGCGGAATCGGTTCGTGCGGCGGCGTCGTCAGTCGATGCACTTGTCATGCCGACGATGCCGGGTGTTGCTCCCAAACTCGAGGATGCGACTGACCCCGGATACGATTACGCTCGTAACACTCGTCCCGCGACGCTCGCTCGGACTCCTGCGATAACCATCCCCACGGAACCAGTCGATGGGCTTCCCGTCGGTGTCCAATTTATTGGTGAACGGTTCGACGATGCCGCCCTTCTCGGTATCGCTGCGGCAGCGGAGTCAGTCGTCACTCCGCGAGAATAG
- a CDS encoding FAS1-like dehydratase domain-containing protein, whose product MTTTDKYLRIPRFEYDSMPSYRSLESLRDAIGTTVRTVEGLSIDAGKVAEYAAATRDETPLFVDEDAATTMGFDGIPASLIHTMTALYDHYHVNGGPLHAIDLGMDRRYWVLGEQEYEYHRHPIVGDVLTGETTLADVYSKRDGEMTFAVLETNYVDETGALLVTERRTMIETRRAADENRGKTDE is encoded by the coding sequence ATGACAACCACCGACAAGTATTTGCGGATACCACGATTCGAGTACGACAGCATGCCGAGTTATCGCTCTTTGGAGAGTCTTCGAGACGCTATTGGAACCACGGTTCGAACGGTGGAAGGCCTCTCGATAGATGCGGGGAAAGTAGCGGAGTACGCCGCGGCGACGAGAGACGAAACACCCCTCTTCGTCGACGAGGACGCCGCGACGACGATGGGTTTCGATGGAATTCCGGCATCACTCATCCACACGATGACTGCGCTCTACGACCACTACCACGTCAATGGGGGTCCACTCCACGCCATCGACCTCGGTATGGACCGTCGATATTGGGTTCTCGGTGAGCAAGAGTACGAATACCATCGTCATCCGATAGTCGGCGACGTTCTCACTGGGGAGACGACGCTCGCAGATGTGTACTCCAAACGAGACGGCGAAATGACGTTTGCGGTCCTCGAGACAAACTACGTCGACGAGACGGGTGCGCTTCTCGTGACAGAACGAAGAACGATGATAGAGACACGCCGCGCAGCAGACGAGAATCGAGGTAAGACCGATGAGTGA
- a CDS encoding Zn-ribbon domain-containing OB-fold protein, producing MTVPEQWEPRETPEVDPETAPFWRAAADGTLLLYECDDCGLVFYYPRAFCPDDFSPNVSPKPATGTGRVYTYATTDVVSEWPSDDLPMVSAIVELDEGPRMLTTLVDCDADSIAIDDRVEVVFVPTDDEDVAIPVFRPTD from the coding sequence ATGACTGTTCCCGAACAGTGGGAGCCGCGAGAGACGCCGGAGGTCGACCCGGAGACGGCCCCGTTTTGGCGAGCAGCGGCCGACGGAACGCTTCTCTTGTACGAGTGTGACGACTGTGGGTTAGTGTTCTACTACCCGAGGGCGTTCTGTCCGGACGATTTCTCGCCGAACGTCTCGCCGAAACCGGCGACTGGAACCGGTCGAGTGTACACGTACGCGACAACCGATGTCGTCAGTGAGTGGCCGAGCGACGACCTCCCGATGGTCTCTGCTATCGTCGAACTCGACGAGGGCCCGCGGATGCTAACGACGCTGGTCGACTGTGACGCAGATTCCATCGCTATCGACGACCGGGTGGAAGTTGTCTTCGTTCCCACTGACGACGAGGACGTTGCAATCCCGGTGTTCAGACCGACTGATTGA
- a CDS encoding ABC transporter substrate-binding protein: MPIVKNNIEDALDITVEAKPVGISAFLDDVYNDKRTYHYSTWGNSSAPPRLDPTEYLRSMVIDYAGNNGQKNYASYTDCEYSDLVMTGVETGDPEERAQLYEDAMVKFSNDVVTIPMIPRSAFVAYRNDLLNVPDDKLGEMGLDLWNVAALAETTPTNGDRWVFAMQVDFVESLNHLLLTGIRDHTPYAQMLNSQLVYYDENLEFNTQLATNYEVQDDSRRYVFELGDATFHNGDPVDAEAVKFTFELLEENDVALAAKQNYSNIEVVDDKTVVFEFDEPNPGFLTTHLPLWGILHPPTWEGMDDPATFEPDPYVGSGPYQLSSFNKDQTMVLEPYDGHPTYSPQSTIVFQLFNDKSTKLRAFRQGEIQVADELSGSDLINLENQLDDAQFGQTRFAGVGAWQLYASYPQAPGRYSEFGDAIGKCINRQEINQVVFAGYETELLHSLFFTPQHPSFPPEDSLHKFTDSVSGDAEAARQALMDAGWGWDDSGNLRYPAGTDTTPTYPAGEVPSADDFACISADGEYVSG, encoded by the coding sequence GTGCCAATCGTGAAGAACAACATCGAGGACGCACTCGATATCACAGTCGAAGCGAAACCCGTCGGGATTTCGGCGTTCCTCGACGACGTCTACAACGACAAGCGGACCTACCACTACTCCACGTGGGGGAACTCCTCGGCACCACCGCGACTCGACCCCACCGAGTACCTGCGCTCGATGGTTATCGACTACGCGGGCAACAACGGCCAAAAGAACTACGCGAGTTACACGGACTGTGAGTACTCAGACCTCGTGATGACGGGCGTCGAGACCGGAGACCCAGAAGAGCGGGCACAACTGTACGAGGACGCGATGGTGAAGTTCAGCAACGACGTCGTCACGATTCCGATGATTCCTCGGTCGGCGTTCGTCGCGTACCGCAACGACCTGCTGAACGTCCCCGACGACAAACTGGGCGAGATGGGGCTCGACCTCTGGAACGTCGCTGCGCTGGCTGAGACAACTCCGACAAACGGTGACCGCTGGGTGTTCGCTATGCAGGTCGACTTCGTGGAATCGTTGAATCACCTGCTGCTAACGGGAATCCGCGACCACACACCATACGCCCAGATGCTGAACTCACAGCTCGTCTACTACGACGAGAATCTTGAGTTCAACACCCAACTCGCCACGAACTACGAGGTCCAAGACGACAGCCGGCGGTACGTCTTCGAACTCGGCGACGCGACGTTCCACAACGGGGATCCGGTAGACGCCGAAGCCGTGAAGTTCACGTTCGAACTGCTGGAAGAGAACGACGTCGCGCTCGCGGCGAAACAGAACTACAGCAACATCGAGGTGGTCGACGACAAGACAGTCGTCTTCGAATTCGACGAGCCGAACCCCGGGTTCCTCACCACGCACCTCCCGCTGTGGGGTATCCTCCACCCGCCGACGTGGGAAGGGATGGACGACCCGGCGACGTTCGAGCCGGACCCCTACGTCGGGTCCGGGCCGTACCAACTCTCGTCGTTCAACAAAGACCAAACGATGGTTCTGGAGCCGTACGACGGTCACCCGACCTACAGTCCGCAGAGCACCATCGTCTTCCAACTGTTTAACGACAAGTCTACCAAGCTCCGCGCCTTCAGACAGGGTGAAATCCAGGTCGCTGACGAACTCTCGGGGAGCGACCTCATCAACCTCGAAAACCAACTCGATGATGCCCAGTTCGGCCAGACCCGCTTCGCAGGTGTCGGTGCGTGGCAACTCTACGCGTCGTACCCACAAGCGCCCGGGCGATACTCGGAGTTCGGTGACGCAATCGGAAAGTGCATCAACCGTCAAGAGATCAACCAGGTCGTGTTCGCTGGGTACGAGACGGAACTACTCCACAGTCTCTTCTTCACTCCGCAACACCCATCGTTCCCACCGGAAGACAGTCTCCACAAATTCACTGATTCGGTCTCCGGCGATGCCGAAGCAGCACGTCAGGCACTCATGGATGCGGGGTGGGGATGGGACGACAGCGGCAATCTCAGATACCCCGCAGGGACCGACACGACGCCAACGTACCCCGCTGGTGAGGTTCCAAGCGCCGACGACTTCGCGTGCATCTCGGCAGACGGCGAGTACGTCTCCGGATAA